The Stratiformator vulcanicus genome has a segment encoding these proteins:
- a CDS encoding transcriptional regulator: MSTESRLPDPDQEALPRELVEMARKIAKLPAEYQAELEPAYVRVVDATKRRRRILSLVQEALAQLRLDIKYLMFDLDMTRKERDELREQIEGC, encoded by the coding sequence ATGAGCACCGAATCCCGCTTGCCGGACCCCGATCAGGAAGCCCTGCCGCGCGAACTGGTCGAAATGGCCCGGAAAATTGCGAAGTTGCCGGCCGAATATCAGGCGGAACTCGAACCCGCCTACGTTCGGGTCGTCGATGCCACAAAGCGGCGGCGGCGAATCCTCTCGCTCGTCCAAGAGGCGTTGGCCCAACTGCGGCTCGACATCAAATACCTGATGTTCGACCTCGATATGACGCGCAAAGAGCGCGACGAACTTCGAGAACAG